The proteins below come from a single Elusimicrobiota bacterium genomic window:
- the mutY gene encoding A/G-specific adenine glycosylase, whose protein sequence is MPLLRWYRAHKRDLPWRRSRDPYRILLSEVMLQQTQVQTVIPYYHRFLKVFPSFRTLANAPSRKVLKQWEGLGYYSRARNLQALAKLVQARPDHSLPATYREIIQLPGIGRYTAGAVLSIAFDQDYPVVDGNVQRVLARVFGMNKDITRPQTREWFWKAAAVLLPRGKSGDYNQAIMELGALVCTPKNPRCPQCPVRSICIARKTGRQNELPLRKKKAALPHEHIGAGIIWNNGRILISQRPSKGLLGGLWEFPGGKCERGETLPHCVSREIREELGIRITVGSKMAEVKHAYSHFKITLHAYHCRYRGGTPKALGVQAWRWVRPHQLQKYPFPASNQPIIRKLLGQREK, encoded by the coding sequence TTGCCTCTTCTCCGTTGGTACCGGGCGCATAAGCGGGATCTCCCGTGGCGCCGGAGCCGCGATCCCTACCGCATTCTCCTGTCGGAAGTCATGTTGCAACAGACCCAGGTGCAGACCGTTATTCCTTATTACCATCGCTTCCTCAAGGTCTTCCCGTCTTTCCGGACGCTGGCGAACGCTCCGTCGAGAAAAGTCTTGAAACAATGGGAAGGGCTCGGCTATTACTCCCGGGCACGGAACCTGCAGGCCCTGGCCAAGTTGGTCCAAGCACGCCCGGATCACTCGTTGCCGGCTACTTATAGGGAAATCATTCAGCTTCCCGGAATCGGTCGTTATACCGCGGGAGCTGTTCTCAGTATCGCGTTTGATCAGGATTATCCGGTGGTGGATGGGAATGTCCAGCGTGTTCTGGCAAGGGTCTTCGGGATGAACAAAGATATTACACGTCCTCAGACGCGCGAGTGGTTCTGGAAAGCGGCGGCGGTCCTGCTTCCTCGAGGGAAGTCGGGGGATTATAACCAGGCGATCATGGAACTGGGAGCACTGGTGTGTACGCCGAAAAATCCGAGATGTCCTCAATGCCCGGTACGAAGTATTTGCATCGCGCGGAAAACGGGACGCCAGAACGAGCTCCCGCTCCGCAAAAAGAAAGCGGCTCTGCCGCATGAACACATCGGCGCGGGGATTATCTGGAACAACGGCAGGATCCTGATCAGCCAGCGGCCTTCAAAGGGGCTTCTGGGCGGGCTTTGGGAATTTCCCGGGGGTAAGTGTGAGCGGGGTGAAACGCTTCCTCATTGCGTGAGCCGTGAAATTCGCGAGGAGCTGGGGATCCGGATCACCGTGGGATCCAAGATGGCTGAGGTGAAACACGCCTACAGCCATTTTAAGATTACCCTGCACGCCTATCATTGCCGGTACCGGGGAGGGACACCGAAAGCCCTGGGGGTACAGGCTTGGCGATGGGTGCGACCTCATCAATTACAAAAGTACCCTTTCCCCGCTTCCAACCAACCCATCATTCGAAAATTATTGGGCCAGAGAGAGAAGTGA
- a CDS encoding polysaccharide deacetylase family protein codes for MIFLLVLPSAFAYTPGKFYFTGHTKEKLIALTFDDGPGPFTPKILDLLKQHNARATFFMEGDLVPSHAAIAKQVAEAGHEIGNHTWRHLDFHKIKEQPAERLAQELARAEEAIQQATGVQARVVRMPHGYYNKTWLLPTLKEHGYALVHWTFGTDWFLKKTPEQMADEYLKNAHPGAIFLFHDGGRHREKTLAALQIILSALEQQGYRFVAAEDLLKNDQ; via the coding sequence ATGATCTTTTTGTTGGTCTTGCCTTCTGCATTTGCTTACACCCCTGGGAAGTTCTACTTTACAGGACATACGAAAGAAAAACTCATCGCGCTCACGTTTGATGATGGTCCGGGGCCCTTTACGCCAAAAATTCTCGATCTCTTGAAACAGCACAATGCCCGGGCTACCTTTTTCATGGAGGGAGATCTCGTTCCTTCTCATGCCGCCATCGCCAAACAAGTGGCCGAGGCCGGGCATGAGATCGGCAATCATACGTGGCGTCACCTCGATTTCCACAAAATCAAAGAGCAACCAGCGGAACGTCTGGCACAAGAACTGGCACGGGCTGAAGAGGCGATTCAGCAGGCCACCGGCGTGCAGGCGCGCGTGGTGCGGATGCCGCACGGCTACTATAACAAGACCTGGCTTCTTCCGACGCTGAAAGAACACGGGTACGCGCTGGTCCATTGGACATTTGGCACGGATTGGTTCCTCAAAAAGACGCCCGAACAGATGGCGGACGAGTACCTGAAGAATGCGCACCCGGGAGCCATTTTTCTTTTCCACGACGGCGGGCGTCATCGCGAAAAAACGCTCGCGGCCCTGCAGATCATCCTCTCGGCGCTGGAACAACAGGGGTACCGTTTTGTGGCCGCGGAAGATCTATTGAAAAATGATCAATAG
- a CDS encoding peptidylprolyl isomerase — MRRSILTVALLIGGVMAATAATHRIATIETSKGTIVCELFDDKTPVTVNNFVDLATGKKDWMNAKTGGKMKSNFYDGLIFHRVIPNFMIQGGDPLGNGTGDPGYKFQDEIVAGIGFDKPGKLAMANAGPNTNGSQFFITVAPTPWLTGHHTIFGQVIQGQDVANTISQVQRDTSDRPATPVVIKTITIKTAK; from the coding sequence ATGCGCCGTTCCATACTAACAGTCGCTTTACTTATAGGGGGAGTCATGGCAGCTACCGCGGCAACGCACCGAATCGCAACGATCGAAACATCCAAAGGCACGATCGTCTGTGAACTCTTTGACGACAAGACGCCGGTCACCGTCAATAATTTCGTTGATCTGGCCACCGGCAAGAAAGACTGGATGAACGCCAAGACCGGCGGGAAAATGAAGAGTAATTTCTACGACGGCCTGATCTTCCACCGGGTGATTCCGAATTTCATGATCCAGGGCGGAGATCCGCTGGGGAACGGGACCGGAGATCCGGGATACAAATTCCAGGATGAAATCGTCGCCGGGATCGGCTTCGACAAACCGGGCAAGCTGGCCATGGCCAACGCCGGCCCCAACACCAACGGCAGCCAGTTCTTTATCACGGTGGCGCCAACCCCCTGGCTGACAGGCCATCACACGATCTTCGGCCAGGTTATTCAAGGCCAGGACGTGGCCAACACCATCAGTCAGGTCCAGCGGGATACGAGTGACCGTCCGGCCACACCGGTGGTCATTAAGACAATCACGATCAAAACCGCGAAATAA
- a CDS encoding glycosyltransferase family 39 protein, translating into MVLVLVMSLPFVQRAYFVDDYYHVTMARGILDHPARPYDFLSEDNGHQAIGWEKGQAPRMVNPPLFHYFLAGVMVLWGQETWKLRTASLVFPIVSVLCLYFIGKRVTRWPFVAAVLMAITPAFWLTSYALLLDSAMLSFLLAALLVFMISCEKRSIGWMIMGGVLMGLTLLAKYVGILILPLVLAWQCLDPERRRWKPGYLVHPVAGIVLLLWGIWGILTYGQMHFWAAAPRGVNGHPAEGFLVLAIALAAFWFYRERWFGGRVRAALLLGAFGILILTAGLLRSGSLQNWLQTFYIDKFLVLGSFLGGGFLFLGWAPFLSAVVSKRAIGVWVVIALALFGAAHSRLGGFSAGQSALLAFFIVSTLAFLWLVRVCLSPAQPAHRFLLIWMCLGLAELVLVMPWTAGRYLLLVLPAFGWGFLEIAGSLGRGVPWRTIGLTTAALSAFLACADFDQAETIVQVAQELRDRQATLMHLAPRPAHHWYYLGDTFDGAQPYLGPQGWEDAFASQEMRPGDLLLKPYFRRSSWWTLQHPERLRRIATFQMESRIPLRVMDVPASAGFYASCWGSLPFAVTRDPLERFELYQVVETRDVVK; encoded by the coding sequence GTGGTTCTCGTTCTGGTGATGTCCCTGCCGTTTGTCCAACGGGCCTATTTTGTCGACGATTATTATCACGTGACGATGGCCCGGGGGATTCTGGATCATCCCGCGCGGCCGTATGATTTTCTCTCCGAAGATAACGGACACCAGGCCATCGGCTGGGAAAAAGGGCAGGCCCCGCGCATGGTGAATCCGCCTTTATTCCATTATTTTCTGGCCGGGGTCATGGTCCTCTGGGGACAGGAAACCTGGAAGCTGCGAACCGCCAGCCTCGTGTTTCCGATCGTCAGCGTCTTGTGTCTTTACTTTATCGGGAAGCGGGTCACGCGTTGGCCGTTTGTCGCCGCCGTCTTAATGGCCATCACTCCGGCGTTCTGGTTGACGTCCTATGCGCTCCTGCTGGACAGCGCGATGCTCTCGTTCCTGCTCGCTGCGCTGCTCGTGTTCATGATCAGTTGTGAGAAACGAAGCATCGGATGGATGATCATGGGCGGGGTGCTGATGGGGCTTACACTCCTGGCCAAGTACGTCGGCATCTTGATTCTCCCGCTGGTTCTGGCCTGGCAGTGTCTGGATCCGGAGCGGCGGCGCTGGAAGCCGGGTTATCTGGTTCATCCGGTCGCGGGAATCGTTCTTCTTCTCTGGGGGATTTGGGGAATTCTCACCTATGGACAAATGCATTTCTGGGCTGCTGCCCCCCGCGGGGTCAACGGACATCCGGCGGAAGGGTTTCTGGTCCTGGCCATCGCTTTGGCCGCGTTCTGGTTTTACCGGGAACGCTGGTTCGGGGGCCGCGTTCGTGCCGCGCTTCTGCTGGGGGCATTTGGAATTCTGATCCTGACGGCAGGACTGTTACGGTCGGGTTCACTCCAGAATTGGCTGCAAACATTTTATATCGATAAATTTCTCGTGCTGGGCAGTTTTCTGGGAGGAGGTTTTCTTTTTCTTGGATGGGCTCCCTTTTTGTCCGCGGTTGTTTCGAAACGGGCCATCGGAGTCTGGGTGGTTATCGCCTTGGCCCTCTTCGGAGCCGCTCATTCGCGGCTGGGGGGGTTTAGTGCCGGACAGAGCGCCTTGCTGGCCTTTTTCATTGTTTCGACTCTGGCTTTTTTGTGGTTGGTTCGAGTCTGTTTGTCGCCGGCTCAGCCTGCACATCGATTTCTTCTGATCTGGATGTGCCTCGGGCTGGCCGAGCTGGTCCTCGTGATGCCGTGGACCGCGGGCCGGTATCTGCTGCTGGTCCTGCCGGCATTCGGGTGGGGATTTCTTGAAATCGCGGGATCGCTTGGGCGGGGCGTTCCTTGGCGGACCATCGGCCTGACTACCGCGGCGCTGAGCGCGTTCCTGGCGTGCGCGGATTTTGATCAGGCGGAAACCATCGTTCAGGTGGCTCAGGAACTCCGTGACCGGCAAGCGACGCTGATGCATCTCGCGCCAAGGCCTGCGCATCACTGGTATTACCTGGGCGACACCTTTGATGGGGCGCAGCCCTATCTGGGTCCGCAGGGTTGGGAAGACGCTTTTGCGTCTCAGGAAATGCGGCCCGGGGATTTGCTTTTGAAACCCTATTTTCGCCGTTCGTCGTGGTGGACGCTTCAACACCCGGAGCGTTTGCGGCGGATCGCAACATTCCAAATGGAAAGCCGGATCCCGCTGCGCGTGATGGATGTGCCGGCATCCGCCGGGTTTTATGCTTCCTGCTGGGGATCGTTGCCTTTCGCAGTCACACGTGATCCGCTCGAGCGTTTTGAGCTTTACCAGGTCGTTGAAACGCGTGATGTTGTAAAATGA
- a CDS encoding polysaccharide deacetylase family protein, which produces MVLLLASSSALAYTPGRFYAVGHTQEKVIALTFDDGPGPITPPVLDFLKSHRIRATFFMEGTQVERYPKFVRDVATAGHEIGNHTYWHFDYHKLKHATPERLIHELRQTESSLRRALHNPRFRTQVVRMPYGYFNRRWLLPALKSEKYALVHWSYEKEGVPEMTSQQMAQAYIDHAKPGAIFLFHDGGRRREKTFETMKTVITTLETQGYRFVAAEDLLKE; this is translated from the coding sequence ATGGTTCTTCTGTTGGCATCATCTTCCGCATTGGCCTACACCCCCGGCCGGTTCTATGCCGTCGGGCATACCCAGGAGAAAGTGATCGCGCTCACGTTCGACGATGGTCCGGGACCCATTACGCCGCCGGTTCTGGATTTTCTGAAAAGCCATCGCATCCGGGCGACTTTTTTCATGGAAGGAACGCAGGTTGAGCGATATCCAAAGTTTGTGCGGGATGTGGCAACGGCCGGTCACGAGATCGGTAATCACACCTACTGGCACTTTGATTACCATAAGCTTAAACATGCAACACCCGAACGTCTGATACACGAACTGCGTCAGACTGAGTCGTCGCTTCGCCGGGCGCTGCACAATCCCCGTTTTCGTACACAGGTTGTGCGGATGCCCTACGGTTATTTCAACCGCCGCTGGCTGCTCCCGGCGCTCAAATCCGAGAAGTACGCGCTGGTCCACTGGTCCTACGAAAAGGAAGGGGTTCCGGAGATGACGTCCCAGCAAATGGCCCAGGCATATATCGATCATGCGAAACCCGGGGCCATTTTTCTTTTTCACGATGGCGGTCGTCGTCGTGAAAAAACGTTCGAAACCATGAAAACCGTGATCACAACTCTGGAGACTCAGGGCTACCGGTTTGTCGCGGCCGAAGATCTTTTGAAGGAGTAA
- a CDS encoding M50 family metallopeptidase has product MKKLKRFVITTLLLPGCYGVSLALWSLLQPFQSVPEGSFYFLVGMGSYFAFQWVFFRPIRTYVFGHELTHALAAWMTGAKVKHFRVSKNGGSVMVSKTNFFVALAPYMIPLYALLLVGFFAVVDYFVPVKPYWRFCLWILGASIGFHMALTVYALKEGQPDLKTAGKYLSVLIIYLGNVVSIAFLLGVLFPHTVSWNRFMRVSGRQTVAALRHVGRGSVIAWNGAVHGLEHRD; this is encoded by the coding sequence GTGAAAAAATTGAAACGGTTTGTAATAACCACCTTGCTCCTGCCGGGTTGCTATGGTGTGTCTTTAGCCTTATGGTCCCTCCTGCAACCCTTTCAGTCGGTTCCTGAAGGTTCCTTCTATTTTCTGGTCGGGATGGGCAGTTATTTTGCCTTTCAATGGGTCTTTTTCAGGCCCATTCGAACGTATGTCTTTGGCCACGAACTGACGCACGCGCTGGCGGCCTGGATGACCGGGGCGAAAGTGAAACATTTCCGCGTGAGCAAAAACGGCGGTTCGGTGATGGTTTCAAAAACCAATTTCTTTGTGGCGCTTGCTCCCTATATGATTCCGCTCTACGCGCTCCTGCTGGTCGGTTTTTTTGCCGTCGTCGATTATTTCGTTCCTGTAAAGCCTTACTGGCGGTTTTGCCTGTGGATCCTGGGAGCATCTATCGGATTTCATATGGCGTTGACCGTTTATGCTTTAAAGGAAGGCCAGCCCGATTTAAAAACCGCCGGCAAGTATTTATCCGTCCTGATTATCTATCTGGGGAATGTAGTGTCGATCGCTTTTTTGCTCGGCGTGCTTTTCCCTCACACGGTTTCCTGGAACCGGTTCATGCGCGTGAGCGGCCGGCAGACGGTGGCGGCGCTGCGACACGTAGGCCGGGGGAGCGTCATCGCCTGGAATGGAGCGGTTCATGGACTTGAGCATCGAGATTAA